In a genomic window of Roseiflexus castenholzii DSM 13941:
- the cobM gene encoding precorrin-4 C(11)-methyltransferase yields the protein MTYPVAAGTVYFIGAGPGAPDLITVRGRDILAQADLILYADSLVDDGLPASWARANARIIGTADMHLEQIVALMRDAARAGQVVARLHSGDPSLYGAVHEQMAALDALDIPYEIVPGVTAAFAAAARLGIELTVPEVVQTVIFTRASGRTPMPPGEELHRLAAHGASLAIYLSVTRIQRVVDDLLAGGAYTHNTPVAVLYRVSWPDETIIHGTLGDIVAKVKAAGFTRQALILVSPALDPALKQTDRATSRLYDRTYTHRFRHGKQSGEQA from the coding sequence ATGACCTATCCTGTTGCCGCCGGAACGGTCTACTTTATTGGCGCGGGACCCGGCGCGCCCGATCTGATAACCGTGCGTGGGCGCGACATTCTGGCGCAGGCGGATCTAATCCTCTACGCCGATAGCCTGGTGGACGATGGGTTGCCCGCTTCGTGGGCGCGCGCCAATGCGCGGATCATTGGCACTGCGGATATGCACCTGGAACAGATTGTTGCCCTGATGCGCGACGCTGCGCGCGCCGGGCAGGTCGTCGCCCGGCTCCACAGCGGCGATCCATCGCTCTATGGCGCTGTTCACGAACAAATGGCGGCGCTCGATGCGCTTGACATCCCCTATGAGATCGTCCCCGGTGTGACAGCGGCATTTGCGGCGGCTGCCCGTCTCGGCATCGAGTTGACCGTTCCCGAAGTGGTGCAGACGGTCATTTTTACCCGCGCTTCCGGGCGCACACCGATGCCTCCCGGCGAGGAACTGCATCGCCTGGCGGCGCACGGCGCATCGCTGGCGATCTATCTGAGCGTTACCCGCATCCAGCGTGTGGTGGACGATCTGCTTGCAGGTGGCGCGTACACCCACAACACACCGGTTGCTGTGCTATATCGTGTGAGTTGGCCCGATGAGACAATCATCCACGGGACGCTGGGCGATATTGTGGCGAAGGTCAAAGCAGCCGGCTTCACACGCCAGGCGCTGATTCTGGTCAGCCCGGCGCTCGATCCGGCGCTGAAACAGACCGATAGGGCGACGAGTCGGCTGTATGATCGCACCTATACGCATCGTTTTCGTCATGGAAAGCAGAGCGGAGAGCAGGCGTGA
- the cobI gene encoding precorrin-2 C(20)-methyltransferase, whose amino-acid sequence MDKTATLTAVGLGPGDPELITLRGLRAIQSADILFVPQSRNGDQSLALRIAEPWIDRARQAVVALPLPMTRDSAQLHPAWRAAAETIVSELGANRHGAYLLLGDPLLYGTFVYLWRELSALCAVVTVRIIPGVTSFAAAAAAGGMPLAMSNERMIVVPASYETDAATLRRLLCDFETVVLMKAGAALPAIVAALDELNLLDHALYAERVGMPEEVIARDLRSLDPQRRPYLSLVIVRRGDIV is encoded by the coding sequence ATGGATAAGACTGCCACACTGACCGCCGTCGGTCTCGGACCTGGCGATCCCGAATTGATCACGCTCAGGGGTTTGCGCGCCATTCAGTCGGCGGATATCTTGTTCGTTCCACAGAGTCGCAATGGCGACCAGAGCCTGGCGCTGCGCATCGCCGAACCCTGGATCGACCGCGCGCGGCAGGCGGTCGTCGCGCTGCCGCTGCCCATGACGCGCGATTCTGCTCAGTTGCATCCGGCGTGGCGTGCTGCTGCCGAAACCATCGTATCGGAATTGGGCGCCAATCGGCATGGCGCATATCTGCTCCTCGGCGATCCGTTGCTCTATGGCACCTTTGTCTACCTCTGGCGCGAACTGTCTGCTCTCTGTGCAGTGGTGACGGTACGCATCATCCCCGGTGTGACATCGTTTGCAGCAGCGGCGGCGGCAGGCGGCATGCCTTTGGCGATGAGCAATGAACGCATGATTGTTGTTCCTGCAAGTTATGAAACCGATGCAGCAACCCTGCGCCGATTGCTCTGCGATTTTGAAACCGTCGTACTGATGAAGGCAGGAGCGGCGCTGCCCGCGATTGTGGCGGCGCTCGATGAACTCAATCTGCTGGATCATGCGCTCTATGCCGAGCGCGTCGGGATGCCGGAAGAAGTCATTGCACGCGACCTGCGTTCGCTCGATCCGCAGCGACGCCCCTATCTGTCGCTGGTCATTGTTCGCCGTGGAGACATTGTATGA
- a CDS encoding bifunctional cobalt-precorrin-7 (C(5))-methyltransferase/cobalt-precorrin-6B (C(15))-methyltransferase has product MTMRRPILVVGLTDAGAVGVPAALYDRIMRAEILVGGQRHLAAFPEFTGERLVIGASVEPALERLKLAWERGELATVLASGDPLWYGIGVSLRRALPPEALDIIPAPTSAQLAFAALAEPWHDATLLSAHGRPLETVIAHVLTSPKTALLTDQRNTPARIAAALLESGLPPTTRCAVCEHLGGSAQHIVRTTLAEAAERSFAPLNVFVVWNDYLIHHTPVPPGLPDEAFSTVAGQITKREVRLLSLAELALRSGDVLWDIGAGSGSVGIEAARACPTARVYAIERREPFVRHIHENLRRFPAPNLHVIHGEAPEACADCPDPHAVFIGGSGGRLVEIIRTAQQRLRPQGRLVLNLVVFDHVQQALALLPEARMTQAQINRSMPIQSLLRLEALNPVFIVVWQKENQHG; this is encoded by the coding sequence ATGACAATGCGGCGTCCCATCCTGGTTGTGGGATTGACCGATGCCGGCGCTGTGGGAGTGCCTGCTGCCCTGTACGACCGGATCATGCGCGCTGAGATTCTCGTTGGCGGGCAACGCCATCTTGCCGCGTTTCCTGAGTTCACCGGCGAGCGGTTGGTCATCGGCGCGTCGGTCGAACCGGCGCTGGAGCGGTTGAAACTGGCATGGGAACGCGGTGAGTTGGCAACTGTCCTCGCGTCGGGCGATCCGCTCTGGTACGGGATCGGCGTATCGCTCCGCCGGGCGCTGCCGCCGGAAGCCCTCGACATCATTCCGGCGCCAACCTCGGCGCAACTGGCGTTCGCGGCGCTGGCGGAACCCTGGCACGATGCCACACTGCTCAGCGCTCACGGTCGTCCACTCGAAACAGTGATTGCACATGTGCTGACATCACCAAAGACTGCCCTGCTGACCGATCAGCGGAACACGCCCGCACGCATTGCCGCTGCCTTGCTGGAATCTGGCTTGCCGCCAACCACGCGTTGCGCAGTTTGTGAACATCTGGGAGGCTCTGCACAGCATATTGTGCGCACAACGCTCGCCGAAGCGGCAGAGCGGTCATTTGCGCCGCTGAATGTGTTCGTCGTCTGGAACGATTATCTCATCCATCACACGCCTGTCCCCCCCGGTTTGCCCGATGAGGCGTTCAGCACCGTCGCCGGTCAGATCACCAAACGCGAAGTGCGTTTGCTGAGCCTGGCGGAACTGGCGCTTCGGTCGGGTGATGTCCTGTGGGACATTGGCGCAGGCAGCGGGTCGGTCGGCATCGAGGCGGCGCGCGCCTGCCCGACTGCCCGGGTGTACGCGATTGAACGGCGCGAGCCGTTTGTAAGACACATCCACGAAAACCTGCGGCGTTTCCCGGCGCCGAACCTGCACGTCATCCATGGCGAAGCGCCGGAAGCCTGCGCCGACTGTCCCGATCCGCACGCTGTGTTCATCGGCGGCAGCGGCGGTCGCCTGGTAGAGATCATCCGCACGGCGCAGCAGCGTCTCAGACCTCAGGGGCGTCTGGTGCTGAACCTGGTTGTGTTCGACCATGTGCAGCAGGCGCTGGCGCTCCTTCCTGAGGCGCGGATGACGCAGGCACAGATTAACCGCAGCATGCCCATCCAGTCGCTGCTGCGCCTCGAAGCGCTCAATCCCGTCTTTATCGTTGTCTGGCAAAAAGAGAACCAGCATGGATAA